One Gimesia aquarii DNA segment encodes these proteins:
- the glyA gene encoding serine hydroxymethyltransferase, which yields MSSLESCDPEIWNCIQSEAKRQKNGLELIASENYTSAAIMEAAGSILTNKYAEGLPGRRYYGGCEYVDVVEDLARDRACELFGAEYANVQPHSGSQANMAVYLTVMKPGDTFLAMDLAHGGHLTHGMNLNFSGQLYNPIHYGVREDNHQIDFDQIAKLAREHKPKMIIAGASAYPREIDHPKFAEIAEEVGAALMVDMAHYSGLVAGGVHNNPVEVADFVTSTTHKTLRGPRSGFILTKKANAKDVNRVVFPGIQGGPLEHVIAGKAICFKEANTESFKTYAQQVISNARTLAGVLLEGGIKLASGGTDNHLMLCDVTAIGLSGKIAEEALDKAGITVNKNMIPYDQRKPLDPSGIRIGTAALTTRGMQEDEMKKVGAWILRTLGAPDDDANIESVKGEIEEFAQSYPVPGIE from the coding sequence TGAGTCGTGTGATCCTGAAATTTGGAACTGTATTCAGTCTGAAGCAAAACGACAGAAAAACGGTCTGGAGCTGATCGCTTCTGAAAATTATACCAGTGCGGCCATCATGGAAGCGGCAGGCTCAATCCTCACGAATAAATATGCCGAAGGACTCCCCGGTCGCCGTTATTATGGCGGCTGCGAATACGTGGACGTCGTCGAAGACCTGGCCCGTGACCGTGCCTGTGAACTCTTTGGAGCAGAATATGCCAACGTGCAACCTCACTCCGGGTCACAAGCGAATATGGCGGTTTACCTCACAGTCATGAAACCGGGCGACACCTTTCTCGCGATGGACCTCGCCCACGGTGGTCACTTAACTCACGGCATGAACCTGAACTTCTCCGGCCAACTCTATAATCCCATTCATTATGGAGTCCGCGAAGATAACCACCAAATCGACTTCGATCAAATTGCCAAGCTCGCCCGTGAACACAAACCGAAAATGATCATCGCCGGCGCCTCTGCGTATCCCCGGGAAATCGATCATCCGAAATTCGCTGAAATCGCTGAGGAAGTCGGTGCTGCATTGATGGTCGATATGGCCCACTACTCAGGACTTGTCGCAGGCGGGGTTCACAATAATCCCGTCGAAGTGGCTGACTTCGTCACGTCGACCACACACAAAACTCTGCGAGGTCCTCGCTCCGGATTCATCTTGACTAAGAAAGCAAATGCCAAAGATGTAAACCGCGTGGTATTCCCTGGTATCCAGGGGGGACCGCTCGAACACGTCATTGCCGGCAAGGCGATCTGCTTCAAAGAAGCAAACACGGAATCCTTTAAAACTTATGCACAACAAGTCATCTCCAATGCACGCACCTTAGCGGGTGTTCTGCTGGAAGGCGGCATTAAGCTTGCTTCTGGTGGAACCGACAACCACCTGATGCTCTGCGATGTCACTGCCATCGGGCTGTCTGGAAAGATTGCAGAAGAGGCCCTCGATAAAGCGGGGATCACCGTCAACAAAAACATGATTCCTTATGACCAACGCAAGCCCCTCGACCCCAGTGGAATTCGCATCGGTACCGCAGCCTTAACCACACGTGGTATGCAGGAAGACGAGATGAAAAAAGTGGGAGCCTGGATTCTCCGTACTCTGGGTGCCCCTGATGACGATGCCAATATCGAATCGGTGAAGGGAGAAATCGAGGAATTCGCCCAGAGCTATCCCGTACCCGGAATTGAGTAA
- the hisD gene encoding histidinol dehydrogenase, with amino-acid sequence MTQHSDLDITTIDCTRSDATSLFAELRNKLSPSGNVVSEAGRQRTIELFGEPLTPQQVVERICNDVRDTGRDALLDYSAKLDQKKLTPETMRVSAEELKAAHTKADPEYLKTLRAIRENIIEFQRALLPDDVKILREAGESKIELRQRYLPLKRVGVCIPGGAAAYPSTLLMTAVPAQTAGVKEIVVVVPPTDFGGYNTDILAACYELGITEIYRVGGAQAVAALAYGVEGIERVDKIVGPGNLFVALAKRHVFGEVDIDSIAGPSEVIVLADETANPEFIASDLISQAEHSPGSGVLITWHEPLIEAVRAALIKQLNELPRGDLARQSLLDYGALILSRDADEAARLTDLLATEHLHISTSDPEQMLSKVQNAGAIFMGHYTPVATGDYYAGPSHVLPTGGTARFANGLCSIDFLKRSSVISYNQKGLAQDAPGICLLAEKEGLTAHAASVTIRLKNESQ; translated from the coding sequence ATGACACAACATAGCGATCTTGACATCACGACTATCGACTGTACCCGCAGCGATGCAACTTCATTGTTCGCCGAATTACGTAATAAACTGAGTCCGAGCGGAAACGTTGTCTCGGAAGCCGGGCGTCAACGTACGATCGAACTCTTCGGAGAACCTCTGACTCCGCAGCAAGTCGTCGAACGTATCTGCAATGACGTCCGTGACACAGGCCGCGATGCACTACTTGACTATTCTGCAAAGCTGGATCAAAAAAAACTCACCCCCGAAACCATGCGTGTCTCGGCGGAAGAACTGAAAGCCGCTCATACAAAAGCGGATCCAGAATATCTTAAAACACTCCGCGCGATTCGTGAAAATATTATCGAATTCCAAAGGGCACTCTTGCCCGACGATGTCAAAATCCTCCGCGAGGCAGGGGAGTCGAAAATCGAATTACGCCAGCGTTATTTACCTTTAAAACGTGTTGGAGTTTGTATTCCCGGCGGTGCTGCCGCTTATCCTTCCACACTGTTAATGACCGCTGTCCCCGCACAAACAGCAGGCGTCAAAGAAATCGTTGTCGTTGTGCCTCCTACTGACTTTGGTGGCTACAACACAGATATTCTCGCCGCCTGTTATGAGTTGGGGATCACAGAAATCTATCGTGTCGGCGGTGCCCAGGCTGTCGCCGCACTCGCCTATGGTGTGGAAGGCATTGAACGCGTTGACAAAATTGTTGGTCCCGGAAACCTGTTCGTTGCGCTCGCTAAACGTCATGTGTTCGGCGAAGTTGACATCGACAGCATCGCCGGCCCTAGTGAAGTCATCGTCCTCGCCGATGAAACTGCGAACCCCGAATTCATCGCCAGCGATTTAATATCGCAAGCAGAACACAGCCCCGGTTCTGGTGTGCTCATCACTTGGCACGAACCATTAATCGAAGCCGTCAGAGCCGCCCTCATCAAACAGCTTAACGAACTTCCTCGTGGCGATCTCGCACGACAAAGCCTGCTTGACTACGGCGCCCTGATTCTCTCTCGCGATGCCGATGAAGCAGCCCGCTTAACCGATTTGCTCGCGACCGAACACTTACACATTTCCACATCAGACCCCGAACAGATGCTGTCAAAAGTCCAAAACGCCGGCGCGATCTTCATGGGCCATTATACCCCCGTCGCCACTGGCGACTATTACGCCGGTCCTTCGCATGTTCTCCCCACTGGTGGCACAGCCCGCTTTGCCAATGGTCTCTGTTCGATTGATTTTCTAAAACGTTCATCGGTCATTTCCTACAATCAGAAAGGATTGGCCCAGGACGCCCCGGGCATCTGCCTGCTCGCCGAAAAGGAAGGCCTCACCGCCCACGCCGCGAGTGTCACCATCCGCCTGAAAAATGAATCCCAGTGA
- a CDS encoding serine hydrolase domain-containing protein encodes MMKTTRCYVPACLLLIFVFLNPQIANSQISLDSTLEPYLSEYDLPAIAAAVVVRGQIVSYGAVGTRKADSDIPVTVNDRFHLGSDTKAMTALLVAMTVEEGKVNWNSTIEEMFPKLADKMDPQVRKVTLKQLLSHTSGMPADNQDFMNLLKESFDQEGNLDDLRYWMVDEWCKRPLVTKSGTKFAYSNMGYTIIGSMLERVSGKTWEELVTERIFEPFGLETAGFGCQSTPGKIDAPLGHSIKDGKAKGYLAGPNGDSPPLVGPAGTVHMSVLDFAQWAGWNAANGMRPPCCLVKPENVAKLHTPVFTVAQRKDAKPGTPPPGKYAMGWGEVEVEWAPYPVIYHGGSNGLNLAHAWLDKKRDIAIVTLTNIGGKKADEALRKLAGELYKSLE; translated from the coding sequence ATGATGAAAACTACCAGATGCTATGTTCCTGCCTGCTTGTTGTTGATCTTTGTTTTTTTGAATCCACAGATTGCAAACAGCCAAATTTCTCTTGATTCCACGCTTGAACCTTACCTCAGTGAATATGATTTACCTGCCATTGCCGCAGCCGTTGTTGTGCGCGGCCAGATTGTTTCTTACGGTGCTGTCGGAACGCGCAAAGCAGATTCGGATATTCCCGTCACAGTGAATGATCGTTTTCATTTAGGCTCTGATACAAAAGCGATGACCGCGCTTTTAGTAGCCATGACGGTCGAAGAAGGAAAAGTCAATTGGAATTCCACGATCGAAGAGATGTTCCCGAAACTGGCCGACAAAATGGATCCTCAAGTGCGAAAAGTGACTCTCAAGCAATTGCTCTCACATACCAGTGGCATGCCCGCTGATAACCAGGACTTTATGAACCTACTCAAGGAATCGTTCGATCAGGAGGGGAATCTGGATGACTTGCGTTATTGGATGGTAGATGAATGGTGTAAGCGACCTTTGGTGACTAAATCGGGGACAAAGTTTGCTTATTCCAACATGGGTTATACGATTATCGGTTCGATGCTGGAACGCGTCAGTGGTAAAACCTGGGAGGAGTTAGTAACGGAGCGTATTTTTGAACCCTTCGGCTTGGAAACAGCAGGTTTCGGCTGTCAGTCCACACCTGGCAAAATCGATGCCCCTCTGGGACATTCGATTAAAGATGGAAAAGCAAAAGGGTATCTGGCGGGACCCAATGGTGATAGTCCACCACTGGTTGGTCCTGCAGGAACCGTGCATATGTCCGTTCTGGATTTTGCGCAGTGGGCGGGATGGAATGCTGCCAATGGAATGCGGCCACCTTGTTGTCTCGTCAAACCGGAAAACGTAGCAAAGCTGCATACACCAGTATTTACTGTGGCTCAGAGAAAAGACGCCAAACCGGGGACACCACCCCCTGGAAAGTATGCAATGGGCTGGGGAGAAGTTGAAGTCGAATGGGCTCCCTACCCTGTTATTTATCACGGTGGTTCAAATGGACTGAATCTGGCCCATGCCTGGTTAGACAAAAAACGTGATATCGCCATCGTGACGCTTACCAATATCGGCGGAAAAAAAGCGGACGAAGCATTACGCAAACTGGCCGGTGAGTTATACAAGAGCCTGGAATAG